Proteins from one Bifidobacterium sp. ESL0732 genomic window:
- a CDS encoding ABC transporter ATP-binding protein, whose amino-acid sequence MHNLRKVYAVDDDKVVALARINLNIPRGQICCIFGESGSGKSTLLNQMAGMEKPTKGSVRIGHSNISTMSERELAVFRQQHIGFVFQSYNLLPHLTAVENVAMPLMFSGVGKTEREAKASKMLKRVGLGKRLKHFPSQMSGGQQQRVGIARAFIAHPEVVFADEPTGNLDSKTKVEVMTMMRTFARHYRQTLVLVTHDEHMAAYADRIVTLLDGHIVSDTTNATPDFVTSNSGHPA is encoded by the coding sequence ATCCATAACCTGCGCAAGGTCTACGCGGTCGACGACGACAAGGTGGTTGCCCTGGCACGCATCAACCTCAATATTCCGCGCGGGCAGATCTGCTGCATTTTCGGGGAATCCGGTTCAGGTAAATCGACGTTGCTCAACCAGATGGCCGGCATGGAGAAACCGACGAAAGGTTCGGTGCGCATCGGGCACAGCAATATCTCGACGATGAGCGAGCGCGAACTGGCTGTGTTCCGCCAACAACACATCGGTTTCGTCTTCCAGTCCTACAATCTGTTGCCGCATCTGACCGCCGTGGAAAACGTGGCGATGCCGCTGATGTTCTCTGGGGTCGGCAAGACCGAACGCGAAGCCAAGGCGAGCAAGATGCTCAAACGCGTTGGGCTGGGCAAGCGCCTCAAGCATTTCCCCTCGCAGATGTCTGGAGGCCAGCAGCAGCGGGTGGGCATCGCCCGCGCCTTCATCGCGCATCCCGAGGTCGTCTTCGCCGACGAGCCGACCGGCAACCTCGATTCCAAAACCAAGGTCGAAGTGATGACGATGATGCGCACCTTTGCCAGACACTATCGCCAGACGCTGGTGCTGGTGACACACGACGAACATATGGCGGCATACGCGGACCGTATCGTCACGTTGCTCGACGGCCATATCGTCAGCGACACCACCAACGCCACCCCCGACTTCGTCACTTCGAATTCCGGCCACCCGGCGTAG
- a CDS encoding ABC transporter permease yields the protein MNKRTIPSPRPATDIQGAAATIAAHQPSRGNRGSQAILCPLSARSFRRLASVLLAIVTTICLIFGSVLLAPQRYAYADETEASTVKSGSDNSGATVNEPMAGPVPNIIITNFTYGDGSIPVGGNFNLGFTFQNKGQVAVQNMVVTVDGGDMLTIAGGTNTFYVDFLAAGYSLTETVPMQALADAKTGAQGISIHFTYEYVENNQRSSASADIKVSVPLSQPDRMQLNAPTIPETTHRGEEATITLAYVNKGKGDVSNLEATLEGEGFKAATPTQYLGNVASGANGSIGYLFTPERTGKLDAKLKVSYEDSNGKPQSKEFPVSLQVEAPAPPPEAMASQEQHAPNPLPFLIIGVVVLVLVIALIVILVHRHRKKKARLAALADDDDDDDDWDGESADTTFAALPPANTQGTNGTPTQVIQPVAGNGTSPASSNADSVILKPADTQEPQTSTSAQSLSSRDEDQ from the coding sequence ATGAACAAGCGCACCATCCCCTCTCCTCGACCAGCAACAGATATCCAAGGTGCGGCCGCCACCATCGCGGCGCATCAACCATCCCGCGGCAACCGAGGCAGCCAAGCCATCCTTTGTCCCCTATCGGCACGTTCCTTCCGTCGCCTCGCCTCCGTGCTGCTCGCCATCGTGACCACGATCTGCCTGATCTTTGGCTCGGTGCTGCTGGCGCCGCAACGCTACGCATATGCCGACGAGACGGAAGCGAGCACAGTCAAATCCGGCAGCGACAACAGCGGTGCCACTGTCAATGAGCCGATGGCCGGGCCCGTGCCGAACATCATCATAACCAACTTCACCTACGGCGACGGCTCGATACCGGTCGGAGGTAATTTCAATCTCGGCTTTACCTTCCAGAACAAGGGCCAGGTGGCCGTGCAGAACATGGTCGTCACCGTCGACGGAGGCGACATGCTGACCATCGCGGGAGGCACCAACACCTTCTACGTCGACTTCCTTGCGGCCGGCTATTCTCTGACCGAAACCGTGCCGATGCAGGCGCTGGCCGACGCCAAGACCGGCGCTCAGGGGATCTCGATCCACTTCACCTATGAATATGTCGAGAACAACCAGCGTTCCTCGGCTTCCGCCGACATCAAGGTATCGGTGCCGCTCAGCCAGCCCGACCGCATGCAGTTGAACGCCCCGACCATTCCCGAGACCACACACCGCGGCGAGGAGGCCACCATCACCTTGGCCTATGTCAACAAAGGCAAAGGCGACGTCTCGAACCTCGAAGCCACCTTGGAGGGCGAAGGGTTCAAGGCCGCCACGCCCACGCAGTACCTCGGCAACGTGGCTAGCGGAGCCAACGGCAGCATCGGCTACCTTTTCACCCCGGAGCGCACGGGCAAGCTCGACGCCAAGCTCAAGGTCTCCTACGAGGATTCCAACGGCAAACCGCAGAGCAAGGAGTTTCCGGTCAGTCTGCAGGTAGAGGCCCCAGCTCCGCCGCCAGAGGCCATGGCCTCCCAGGAGCAGCATGCACCCAACCCGCTGCCCTTCCTCATCATCGGCGTCGTCGTACTGGTGCTCGTCATCGCGCTGATCGTCATATTGGTGCACCGCCATCGCAAGAAAAAAGCCAGGCTCGCCGCCCTCGCCGATGACGATGATGACGACGACGATTGGGACGGTGAATCCGCCGATACCACCTTCGCCGCTCTGCCACCGGCAAATACGCAAGGGACCAACGGCACACCAACACAGGTGATACAGCCTGTCGCCGGGAACGGTACGTCTCCGGCATCGTCCAACGCGGATAGCGTTATCTTAAAACCCGCGGATACGCAGGAGCCACAGACTTCAACATCCGCACAAAGCCTTTCAAGCCGCGATGAGGACCAATGA
- a CDS encoding ABC transporter permease: protein MMKASDIVRLAGQNLKRRKSRTVLTVLGVIVGSCSILIMISLGQGMSVQSEQMLKAMGDMTLISVSSGSQDHPDSYPESSSSSNASGSAPKITKSTVRNFRDIDHVVAATQQVQLEPVVNVSTGSGRYTTDEYSNVVFEGIDMAQLKAMGFQLTAGREPLRSGEVLAGKYTAYAFKDKFRGAGEERRMSPEMGCEYNEATGKCEPSNDEPFFDPLKMSYEASKSSSGDSGANTKPTGIDSAPASSSNAGAPTSRIYKFNAVGSLKRNVAAGNSTDIGFLMDLQDLEKLRKTLDSTGGEAIPASSSALVKVDSIENVKQVQYALNAEGFSTNSSEDSRKAAQKESNLMQLALGSIGAVAFLVAAIGIANTMIMSVTERTKEIGIMKALGCSVRDIRLMFLAEAASLGILGGLIGCVLSGLASLGINVIAKNAAGPMMIGDGQEASTNLSIIPWWLYVAAVVFCAVIGLIFGFGPANKAVRIPALDAIKNQE from the coding sequence ATGATGAAAGCCAGCGATATCGTACGACTCGCGGGCCAGAATCTCAAACGCCGCAAATCACGAACCGTACTCACCGTGCTCGGTGTGATCGTAGGGTCATGCTCCATTCTCATCATGATCTCACTGGGGCAAGGTATGAGCGTCCAAAGTGAGCAGATGCTCAAAGCCATGGGCGACATGACCCTCATCTCGGTATCGAGCGGCTCACAGGACCACCCGGACTCTTATCCAGAGTCTTCATCATCTTCCAACGCCTCCGGCAGCGCGCCGAAAATCACCAAAAGCACCGTCCGTAATTTCCGTGATATCGACCATGTCGTGGCGGCGACCCAACAGGTGCAGTTGGAGCCAGTCGTCAACGTCAGCACAGGCTCGGGCCGCTACACCACCGATGAATACAGCAACGTCGTCTTCGAGGGCATCGACATGGCGCAGCTCAAGGCCATGGGCTTTCAACTGACCGCGGGGCGAGAACCATTGAGAAGCGGCGAGGTGCTGGCGGGCAAGTACACGGCGTATGCGTTCAAAGACAAGTTCCGTGGGGCGGGCGAGGAAAGGCGCATGTCACCGGAAATGGGCTGCGAATACAACGAGGCCACCGGCAAATGCGAGCCTTCCAACGACGAGCCGTTCTTCGATCCGCTGAAAATGAGCTATGAGGCGTCAAAATCATCCAGCGGGGACTCCGGCGCAAACACAAAACCAACCGGCATAGATTCCGCCCCGGCATCGAGCTCCAACGCCGGCGCACCGACAAGCCGAATCTACAAATTCAACGCGGTAGGCTCTTTGAAACGCAACGTCGCCGCCGGAAATTCCACCGACATTGGCTTCCTGATGGATCTGCAGGACCTGGAGAAACTTCGCAAGACACTTGACTCAACTGGCGGCGAAGCCATACCCGCCTCTTCGAGCGCGTTGGTCAAGGTCGACAGCATCGAAAACGTCAAACAAGTGCAGTATGCGCTCAACGCCGAGGGATTCAGCACCAACTCCAGCGAAGACTCACGCAAGGCGGCGCAAAAGGAATCGAATCTGATGCAATTGGCACTGGGCAGCATCGGCGCGGTAGCGTTCCTCGTGGCGGCTATCGGCATCGCCAACACCATGATCATGTCGGTGACCGAACGCACGAAAGAAATCGGCATCATGAAGGCGCTGGGCTGCTCCGTGCGCGACATACGCCTGATGTTCCTTGCAGAGGCGGCGTCGCTGGGCATACTCGGCGGGTTGATTGGCTGCGTGCTCAGCGGTCTGGCTTCACTGGGTATCAATGTCATCGCCAAAAACGCTGCCGGTCCAATGATGATCGGCGACGGACAGGAAGCGTCCACGAACCTTTCCATCATCCCCTGGTGGCTTTACGTGGCGGCCGTCGTCTTCTGCGCCGTCATCGGCCTGATTTTCGGTTTCGGCCCGGCGAACAAGGCCGTGCGCATCCCCGCCCTCGACGCTATCAAGAACCAGGAATGA